A DNA window from Streptomyces sp. 71268 contains the following coding sequences:
- a CDS encoding DUF4232 domain-containing protein, with amino-acid sequence MSHTTATAATNNAARTGRLRGNAVRITAATVTALAALTLTACGSDDSSGTKTEGKADSAPSLEPAAKDASAENGGDSGAETGGKGDSPVGQGSGTGGTGGSDSAGQGGTETGGKGPGVEGAKERPTDTGSDAGSGSEDGGPTDKPCTVADTQITLEHTGGTIPAITLKLTNTGSTACNAYHVPLVGYPNAQAPLAVGGDKPQAVRTVAPGESTTATIGLGSEDGSTPHREQRLTVTLVDADNHPLSGQATVSAPAGAGLLLDDNSSVTYWGAGLDSL; translated from the coding sequence ATGTCGCACACCACCGCCACCGCCGCCACCAACAACGCCGCCCGCACCGGCCGCCTGCGCGGCAACGCGGTCCGCATCACCGCCGCCACGGTCACCGCGCTCGCCGCGCTGACGCTGACCGCCTGCGGCTCCGACGACAGTTCGGGCACCAAGACGGAGGGTAAGGCGGACTCGGCGCCGTCGCTGGAGCCGGCGGCGAAGGACGCGAGCGCCGAGAACGGTGGCGACAGCGGCGCCGAGACGGGCGGCAAGGGCGACTCCCCGGTCGGTCAGGGAAGCGGCACGGGCGGCACGGGTGGCTCGGACAGCGCCGGTCAGGGCGGCACGGAGACCGGCGGCAAGGGCCCGGGCGTCGAGGGCGCCAAGGAGCGGCCGACCGACACCGGCTCGGACGCCGGCTCGGGCAGCGAGGACGGCGGCCCGACCGACAAGCCCTGCACGGTCGCGGACACCCAGATCACGCTGGAGCACACGGGTGGCACGATTCCCGCGATCACGTTGAAGCTCACCAACACCGGGTCCACCGCCTGCAACGCGTACCACGTTCCGCTCGTCGGCTACCCGAACGCGCAGGCGCCGCTCGCGGTGGGCGGGGACAAGCCGCAGGCCGTGCGGACGGTGGCGCCCGGCGAGTCCACGACCGCCACCATCGGTCTCGGCAGCGAGGACGGCTCCACCCCGCACCGCGAGCAGCGGCTCACGGTCACCCTCGTGGACGCCGACAACCACCCCCTGTCGGGCCAGGCGACCGTCTCCGCGCCGGCCGGCGCCGGCCTCCTCCTCGACGACAACTCCTCGGTCACCTACTGGGGCGCCGGCCTGGACTCCCTGTAG
- a CDS encoding fasciclin domain-containing protein gives MRTTSRTRRTGRLALALVAAAALPLTLTACSDDGDDKDKDSGADSSASAKEKPGAPEEETSPADSAMAKPFGPACASVPEEGSGSFDGMAKDPVATAASNNPELSTLVSAVQKAGLVETLNSAENITVFAPTNDAFAKIPKADLDKVMNDEAMLKKVLTYHVVGQPLPPEKLAKGSYPTLAKSTLTTAGSGESFKVNDSSNVVCGDVRTSNATVHIVDSVLMPPM, from the coding sequence ATGCGCACCACCTCCCGCACCCGCCGCACCGGCCGTCTCGCGCTCGCACTCGTAGCGGCGGCGGCGCTGCCGCTGACGCTGACCGCGTGCTCGGACGACGGCGACGACAAGGACAAGGACAGCGGTGCGGACAGCTCCGCGTCGGCGAAGGAGAAGCCCGGCGCACCGGAGGAGGAGACGAGCCCGGCCGACAGCGCCATGGCCAAGCCGTTCGGTCCGGCCTGTGCCTCGGTCCCCGAGGAGGGCTCCGGCAGCTTCGACGGCATGGCCAAGGACCCGGTCGCCACCGCGGCGTCCAACAACCCGGAGCTGTCCACCCTCGTCTCGGCCGTGCAGAAGGCCGGCCTGGTCGAGACGTTGAACAGTGCCGAGAACATCACCGTCTTCGCCCCCACCAACGACGCCTTCGCCAAGATCCCGAAGGCCGACCTGGACAAGGTGATGAACGACGAGGCCATGCTGAAGAAGGTGCTGACCTACCACGTCGTGGGCCAGCCGCTGCCGCCGGAGAAGCTGGCCAAGGGTTCCTACCCGACGCTGGCCAAGAGCACGCTGACCACCGCGGGATCGGGCGAGAGCTTCAAGGTCAACGACAGCTCCAACGTGGTCTGCGGTGACGTGCGGACCTCCAACGCCACCGTGCACATCGTCGACTCGGTGCTCATGCCCCCGATGTGA
- a CDS encoding sigma-70 family RNA polymerase sigma factor produces the protein MVREPVRIGGTAGHGPGLTELLERVARGDQEAFAHVYDAVAGPVLGLVRRVLCDPAQSEEVTQEVLVEVWRTAARFQADRGSAMTWVMTLAHRRAVDRVRSAQARADREERVARLDHTPAFDDVTEQVESRLEREQVRRCLGGLTERQRQAVTLAYYRGLTYREVAELLKLPLGTIKTRMRDGLIRLRDCLGGTA, from the coding sequence ATGGTGCGAGAACCCGTACGCATCGGCGGCACCGCCGGGCACGGGCCTGGCCTCACGGAGTTGTTGGAACGGGTCGCCCGGGGCGACCAGGAAGCCTTCGCCCACGTCTACGACGCCGTCGCGGGGCCTGTCCTGGGCCTGGTGCGCCGGGTGCTGTGTGACCCCGCGCAGTCGGAGGAGGTCACCCAGGAGGTGCTGGTCGAGGTCTGGCGGACCGCGGCCCGCTTCCAGGCTGACCGGGGCTCCGCGATGACCTGGGTGATGACGCTCGCCCACCGCCGTGCCGTCGACCGGGTCCGCTCGGCCCAGGCCCGGGCGGACCGCGAGGAACGGGTGGCCCGGCTCGACCACACCCCCGCCTTCGACGACGTGACCGAACAGGTCGAGAGCCGGCTGGAGCGGGAACAGGTGCGCCGTTGCCTCGGTGGCCTCACCGAGCGGCAGCGGCAGGCGGTGACCCTCGCCTACTACCGGGGGCTGACCTACCGTGAGGTCGCGGAGCTGCTGAAGCTGCCGCTGGGCACCATCAAGACGAGGATGCGGGACGGGTTGATCCGTCTCCGCGACTGCCTGGGGGGCACCGCATGA
- a CDS encoding anti-sigma factor, with translation MNAADLHTLTGAYALHALSEPERARFERHLADCPACAREVREFAGTAARLGLAASLVPPPAMRERVLRGITAVRQVPPEEPRRVSGDGRGAKWFARRATHLALAACVTVAAGLGGVAVWQHHEAEQARGGAEEVQRQARALARVLAAPDATMTSGRIEDGGVATVVASRSQDRAAVIVDARRLPADRVYQMWFDDGGVMRPAGLLGRGGTGTSAVMSGAVDGARGMGITVEPAGGSPRPTTEPVAALELPA, from the coding sequence ATGAACGCCGCGGACCTGCACACGCTGACCGGCGCCTACGCCCTGCACGCCCTGTCCGAGCCGGAGCGCGCGCGCTTCGAGCGCCACCTGGCGGACTGCCCGGCCTGTGCCCGGGAGGTCCGCGAGTTCGCCGGGACGGCCGCCCGGCTCGGCCTGGCCGCCTCGCTCGTCCCCCCTCCCGCGATGCGCGAACGTGTCCTGCGTGGCATCACCGCCGTGCGCCAGGTGCCACCCGAGGAGCCCCGGCGGGTGTCGGGCGACGGACGCGGCGCGAAGTGGTTCGCCCGGCGCGCGACACACCTGGCGCTGGCGGCCTGCGTGACCGTGGCGGCCGGCCTGGGCGGTGTCGCGGTCTGGCAGCACCACGAGGCCGAGCAGGCCCGGGGTGGCGCCGAAGAGGTCCAGCGGCAGGCGCGGGCGCTGGCCCGGGTGCTCGCGGCGCCGGACGCCACCATGACCAGCGGCCGGATCGAGGACGGCGGCGTCGCCACCGTCGTCGCCTCCCGCTCCCAGGACCGGGCCGCCGTGATCGTCGACGCCCGGCGGTTGCCGGCGGACAGGGTCTACCAGATGTGGTTCGACGACGGCGGGGTCATGCGCCCGGCCGGGTTGCTGGGCCGTGGCGGCACCGGCACCAGTGCCGTCATGAGCGGCGCCGTGGACGGCGCGCGCGGCATGGGCATCACCGTGGAACCCGCGGGCGGTTCGCCACGCCCGACGACCGAGCCGGTGGCGGCGTTGGAACTGCCCGCCTAG
- a CDS encoding cytochrome c biogenesis protein DipZ, producing the protein MLTLILIGLLGGLITAVSPCVLPVLPVVFLAGGPSGPGGRRASSGGGARRPEARGRAAGASGRAAGPVATVEAGPTAGTEADPHPGAEADADAPRARRTRNRRPYAVVAGLVVSFSFFALLGVTLISALGLPDDILRYVGLTLLVLIGVGLVFPRVESLLERPFARIPQRQVGRESGAFVLGVGLGLLYVPCAGPVLAAITVAGARGRISVDIVALTVSFAVGTAVPLLAFALAGRRVAERVAAFRTRARGLRIAAGTVMIVLAAALAFDVTAAIQRTLPDYTASARRGIEDSDAARQKLSGLYGKENKELSRCEDGVDELRSCGRAPSLKGITRWLNTPQGRPVRLEALRGKVVLIDFWTYSCVNCQRSLPHIKAWDRAYRDAGLRVIGVHSPEFAFEKNASNVADQTRKMGIDYPVALDNKLATWDNYRNRYWPAKYLIDSAGTVRYFRFGEGRYEQTEGLIRDLLRQADPGVRLPAATTGRADELTEDRTPETYLSTHRIDRYVGDPLTADKARRYRLPADLPRDAVALGGTWTAGYEHFTAGREARIALDYRARKVHLVLAGQGPVEVLVDGKPTRTIQVDGTPTLHTLVDEDDAHRARLEVRPAPGIEAYAFTFG; encoded by the coding sequence GTGCTCACCTTGATCCTGATCGGACTGCTGGGCGGTCTCATCACGGCGGTCTCGCCGTGCGTCCTGCCGGTCCTGCCCGTCGTCTTCCTGGCCGGTGGGCCGAGTGGACCGGGCGGCCGGCGGGCTTCGTCGGGCGGCGGCGCCCGGCGCCCCGAGGCTCGCGGCCGGGCGGCCGGCGCGAGCGGGCGCGCGGCCGGCCCGGTCGCCACCGTCGAGGCCGGCCCGACAGCCGGCACGGAAGCCGACCCGCACCCCGGCGCGGAAGCCGATGCCGACGCGCCACGGGCCCGGCGGACGCGGAACCGGCGGCCGTACGCCGTCGTGGCGGGCCTCGTGGTCAGCTTCAGCTTCTTCGCCCTGCTCGGCGTGACGCTGATCTCCGCGCTGGGGCTGCCCGACGACATCCTGCGCTACGTCGGTCTGACGCTGCTGGTCCTCATCGGCGTCGGGCTGGTCTTCCCCCGCGTCGAGAGCCTGCTGGAGCGGCCGTTCGCGCGCATCCCGCAGCGCCAGGTGGGCAGGGAGAGCGGCGCGTTCGTGCTCGGCGTGGGACTCGGGCTGCTGTACGTGCCCTGCGCGGGCCCGGTCCTCGCGGCCATCACCGTCGCCGGGGCGCGCGGTCGGATCAGTGTCGACATCGTCGCGCTGACCGTCTCCTTCGCCGTCGGCACGGCCGTTCCGCTGCTGGCCTTCGCGCTCGCCGGGCGCCGGGTCGCCGAACGTGTCGCCGCCTTCCGCACCCGCGCCCGTGGCCTGCGGATCGCCGCGGGCACCGTGATGATCGTGCTGGCCGCCGCGCTGGCCTTCGACGTCACCGCGGCCATCCAGCGCACCCTGCCCGACTACACGGCCTCCGCGCGGCGCGGCATCGAGGACAGCGACGCCGCCCGGCAGAAGCTCTCCGGCCTCTACGGCAAGGAGAACAAGGAACTCTCCCGGTGCGAGGACGGCGTCGACGAGCTGCGCTCCTGCGGCAGGGCTCCGAGCCTCAAGGGCATCACCCGGTGGCTCAACACCCCACAGGGGCGTCCGGTGAGGCTGGAGGCGCTGCGCGGCAAGGTCGTCCTCATCGACTTCTGGACCTACTCGTGCGTGAACTGCCAACGCAGCCTGCCGCACATCAAGGCCTGGGACCGCGCCTACCGCGACGCGGGGCTGCGCGTGATCGGGGTGCACTCACCCGAGTTCGCGTTCGAGAAGAACGCGTCGAACGTCGCCGACCAGACGCGCAAGATGGGCATCGACTATCCGGTGGCCCTCGACAACAAGCTCGCCACCTGGGACAACTACCGCAACCGGTACTGGCCCGCGAAGTACCTCATCGACTCCGCCGGGACCGTTCGCTACTTCCGCTTCGGCGAGGGCAGGTACGAGCAGACCGAGGGCCTGATCCGCGACCTCCTCCGGCAGGCCGACCCCGGTGTGCGGCTGCCCGCCGCGACGACGGGCCGCGCCGACGAACTCACCGAGGACCGCACCCCCGAGACGTACCTGAGCACCCACCGCATCGACCGTTACGTCGGTGATCCGCTGACGGCGGACAAGGCCAGGCGGTACCGCCTCCCCGCCGACCTGCCCCGCGACGCGGTCGCCCTGGGTGGCACCTGGACGGCCGGATACGAGCACTTCACCGCGGGCCGGGAGGCTCGAATCGCCCTGGATTACCGGGCCAGGAAGGTCCATCTGGTCCTCGCCGGTCAGGGACCGGTGGAGGTCCTGGTGGACGGCAAGCCCACCCGGACGATCCAGGTCGACGGCACCCCCACCCTCCACACGCTCGTCGACGAGGACGACGCGCACCGGGCCCGCCTTGAGGTGCGCCCCGCTCCGGGGATCGAGGCGTACGCCTTCACCTTCGGCTGA
- a CDS encoding NHL domain-containing thioredoxin family protein, which yields MASRARVRAPELSGAGGWLNTGGSDLSLADLRGRIVILDFWTFCCVNCLHVLDELRELEEKHRDTVVIVGVHSPKFVHEAEHQAVVDATERYEVRHPVLDDPDLATWKQYAVRAWPTLVVIDPEGYVVAQHAGEGHAHAIERLVEELEATHEAKGTLRRGAGPYVEPEPVPGDLRFPGKVIQLPGGNLLVSDSTRHALVELAPDGETVVRRIGSGERGLADGDARTARFNEPQGLALLPAGPDGGQRVVVADTVNHALRSFDPATGTVETIAGTGRQWWQGAPTSGPAREVDLSSPWDLAYFADRLWIAMAGVHQLWTYDPVAGTVRAAAGTTNEGLVDGPAEQAWFAQPSGLAATADRLWIADSETSALRYVERDPREADGAEAGDASKTADAADAFVVRTAVGTGLFDFGHRDGPAEQALFQHPLGVTALRDGSVAVSDTYNQALRRYDPATGEVSTLATDLREPSGAVLVGDDIVVVESARHQLTRLKLPEEAVRVESVAHRTQRAATEVAPGALRLDVVFQAPSGQKLDTRYGPSTRLLVSSTPPELLADGAGAGPDLSRELRLADGVSEGVLHVSAMAASCDDAPDIAYPACHVHQQDWGVPIRVTPTGANRLPLVLAGLDAESGTEAE from the coding sequence ATGGCTTCACGTGCGCGCGTAAGGGCCCCCGAACTGAGTGGTGCGGGCGGCTGGCTGAACACCGGCGGCAGCGACCTTTCCCTCGCTGACCTGCGAGGACGCATCGTCATCCTGGACTTCTGGACCTTCTGTTGCGTCAACTGCCTGCACGTGCTCGACGAGCTGCGCGAGCTTGAGGAGAAGCACCGGGACACCGTGGTGATCGTCGGCGTGCACTCGCCGAAGTTCGTGCACGAGGCCGAGCACCAGGCCGTCGTCGACGCCACCGAGCGGTACGAGGTGCGCCACCCCGTCCTGGACGACCCCGACCTCGCCACCTGGAAGCAGTACGCGGTCCGCGCCTGGCCCACCCTCGTCGTCATCGACCCCGAGGGGTACGTGGTGGCGCAGCACGCCGGCGAGGGCCACGCGCACGCGATCGAGCGGCTCGTGGAGGAGCTGGAGGCCACCCACGAGGCGAAGGGCACGCTGCGGCGCGGCGCCGGCCCGTACGTCGAGCCCGAGCCCGTCCCCGGTGACCTGCGCTTCCCCGGCAAGGTCATCCAGCTCCCCGGCGGCAACCTGCTCGTCTCCGACTCCACCCGGCACGCCCTGGTGGAGCTGGCGCCCGACGGCGAGACCGTGGTGCGGCGGATCGGCAGTGGCGAGCGCGGCCTGGCCGACGGGGACGCCCGGACCGCCAGGTTCAACGAGCCGCAGGGCCTCGCGCTGCTGCCGGCCGGCCCCGACGGCGGCCAGCGGGTGGTCGTCGCCGACACCGTCAACCACGCCCTGCGCAGCTTCGACCCGGCCACCGGCACTGTGGAGACCATCGCCGGCACCGGCCGCCAGTGGTGGCAGGGCGCGCCGACCTCGGGCCCGGCCCGCGAGGTGGACCTGTCCTCGCCGTGGGACCTGGCCTACTTCGCCGACCGGCTGTGGATCGCCATGGCCGGCGTCCACCAGCTGTGGACGTACGACCCGGTCGCCGGCACGGTGCGAGCCGCCGCCGGCACCACCAACGAGGGCCTGGTGGACGGGCCGGCCGAGCAGGCGTGGTTCGCCCAGCCGTCCGGCCTGGCCGCCACCGCCGACCGGCTGTGGATCGCCGACTCGGAGACCTCGGCCCTGCGCTACGTCGAGCGCGACCCGCGGGAGGCGGACGGGGCGGAGGCGGGGGACGCGTCGAAGACGGCCGACGCGGCGGACGCCTTCGTGGTGCGTACCGCCGTCGGCACCGGCCTGTTCGACTTCGGCCACCGCGACGGCCCGGCCGAGCAGGCGCTGTTCCAGCACCCGCTGGGCGTCACCGCGCTGCGCGACGGCAGCGTCGCCGTCAGCGACACGTACAACCAGGCGCTGCGCCGCTACGACCCGGCCACCGGCGAGGTCAGCACGCTGGCGACCGACCTGCGCGAGCCCTCGGGCGCGGTGCTCGTCGGCGACGACATCGTGGTGGTCGAGTCCGCCCGGCACCAACTGACCCGGCTCAAGCTGCCCGAGGAGGCGGTGCGCGTCGAGTCCGTCGCGCACCGCACCCAGCGCGCGGCCACCGAGGTCGCCCCGGGCGCGCTCCGGCTCGACGTGGTCTTCCAGGCCCCCAGCGGCCAGAAGCTGGACACCCGGTACGGCCCGTCCACCCGGCTGCTGGTCAGCTCGACCCCGCCGGAGCTGCTGGCCGACGGGGCGGGCGCGGGCCCGGACCTCAGCCGCGAGCTGCGGCTGGCCGACGGCGTCAGCGAGGGCGTCCTGCACGTCTCGGCGATGGCCGCCTCCTGCGACGACGCGCCCGACATCGCCTACCCGGCCTGCCACGTCCACCAGCAGGACTGGGGCGTCCCGATCCGCGTCACGCCGACCGGCGCGAACCGGCTGCCGCTGGTCCTGGCGGGCCTGGACGCGGAGTCGGGCACGGAGGCGGAGTAG
- a CDS encoding TM2 domain-containing protein — MTHANPYGTPQGGQGGPNPYGGQGGPNPYAAPSGPNPYATPQGQPGYGYPHSAQGQPSYGYPPLNVAQPVHAGYPPQLGGHVPVPDAPHGYDPYGRPYSDKSRVVAGVLQILFGWVGAGRFYTGHIGMAVAQLVTCGGLLVWGLVDGIVLLASDDKTDARGRLLRA; from the coding sequence ATGACGCACGCGAACCCGTACGGCACGCCCCAGGGCGGACAGGGCGGCCCGAACCCGTACGGCGGGCAGGGCGGGCCGAACCCGTACGCCGCCCCCAGCGGGCCCAACCCGTACGCGACGCCCCAGGGGCAGCCCGGCTACGGCTACCCGCACAGCGCCCAGGGCCAGCCCAGCTACGGCTACCCGCCGCTGAACGTCGCCCAGCCGGTGCACGCCGGCTACCCGCCACAGCTCGGCGGGCACGTCCCGGTCCCCGACGCGCCCCACGGGTACGACCCGTACGGCCGGCCGTACTCCGACAAGTCGCGGGTGGTCGCCGGCGTGCTGCAGATCCTCTTCGGCTGGGTGGGCGCCGGCCGGTTCTACACCGGGCACATCGGCATGGCCGTCGCCCAGCTCGTCACCTGCGGCGGGCTGCTGGTGTGGGGCCTGGTCGACGGCATCGTGCTGCTCGCCAGCGACGACAAGACCGACGCGCGCGGCCGGCTGCTGCGCGCCTGA
- a CDS encoding carbon-nitrogen family hydrolase, with protein sequence MRASLIQIGVDPDEPVESRRERAATFVRDTHRRTGADLVVLPELWTVGAFAYQEFAPQAEALDGPTATAMSAAAREAGVWLHAGSIVERAPAAEGQPTTDDGATLFNTSLVFDPSGALVRTYRKIHRFGFDKGEAVLMGAGTEVVTAALPETTIGLATCYDLRFPELFRLLVDAGAQLLVIPAGWPERRREHWTLLARARAVENQAYVLACGSAGTNGGVPQAGHSIVVDPWGEVLAEADATESVLTVDLDLSRVARTRADFPALRDRVLGAR encoded by the coding sequence GTGCGCGCTTCACTGATCCAGATCGGTGTGGACCCGGACGAGCCGGTGGAATCCCGGCGAGAGCGAGCGGCCACCTTCGTACGGGACACCCACCGGCGAACCGGTGCGGACCTCGTCGTGCTCCCCGAGTTGTGGACCGTGGGGGCCTTCGCCTACCAGGAGTTCGCGCCCCAGGCCGAGGCCCTCGACGGGCCGACGGCCACGGCCATGTCGGCCGCGGCCCGCGAGGCCGGCGTCTGGCTGCACGCCGGGTCGATCGTGGAGCGGGCGCCCGCGGCCGAGGGCCAACCCACCACCGACGACGGCGCGACGCTGTTCAACACCTCGTTGGTCTTCGACCCGTCGGGCGCGCTGGTCCGCACGTACCGCAAGATCCACCGGTTCGGCTTCGACAAGGGCGAGGCGGTGTTGATGGGCGCCGGCACCGAGGTGGTCACGGCGGCCCTGCCGGAGACCACCATCGGCCTGGCGACCTGTTACGACCTGCGCTTCCCCGAGCTGTTCCGGCTCCTGGTGGACGCGGGCGCGCAACTCCTGGTGATCCCCGCCGGCTGGCCCGAGCGGCGCCGCGAGCACTGGACGCTGCTGGCCCGCGCCCGCGCGGTGGAGAACCAGGCGTACGTGCTGGCCTGTGGCTCGGCCGGCACCAACGGCGGCGTGCCGCAGGCCGGGCACAGCATCGTCGTGGACCCGTGGGGCGAGGTGCTGGCCGAGGCGGACGCGACGGAGTCGGTGCTCACGGTCGACCTGGACCTGTCCCGGGTGGCGCGCACCCGGGCGGACTTCCCGGCCCTGCGCGACCGGGTGTTGGGCGCCCGCTAG
- a CDS encoding maleylpyruvate isomerase family mycothiol-dependent enzyme, which translates to MTVHPSLQPAIDAWTHSIEAISELVNPLVEGEWNRATECPGWSVRDVVSHVIGFECEMLGDPRPIHSLPRDLFHVTSEFARYVEVQVDVRRCHTAPEMTSELEYTIIRRSRQLRNEKRDPETLVRSPVGEVTLSRALTTRALDVWVHEQDLRRALDQPGNLDSPGAHITRDVLLKGLPGVVAQRAKAPANSAVVFDVTGPLEFMRTVRVDAEGNGKLDASVSLGPAVTISLDWETYLRLAAGRVRHTAVADKVKIDGDQPLAEAILANFAITP; encoded by the coding sequence GTGACCGTCCATCCCAGCCTGCAACCTGCCATCGACGCATGGACGCACTCCATCGAAGCGATATCCGAGTTGGTGAACCCCCTCGTCGAGGGGGAGTGGAACCGGGCCACCGAGTGCCCGGGATGGTCGGTGCGTGACGTCGTCTCACACGTCATCGGCTTCGAGTGCGAAATGCTCGGCGACCCGCGCCCGATACACAGCCTGCCGCGCGATCTGTTCCACGTGACCAGCGAGTTCGCGCGGTACGTGGAGGTCCAGGTCGACGTGCGGCGCTGCCACACCGCGCCCGAGATGACCTCCGAACTGGAGTACACGATCATCCGCCGCTCGCGGCAGTTGCGGAACGAGAAGCGCGACCCGGAGACCCTCGTCCGCAGCCCGGTGGGCGAGGTCACCCTCTCCCGCGCCCTGACCACCCGTGCCCTGGACGTGTGGGTGCACGAACAGGACCTGCGCCGGGCCCTCGACCAGCCCGGCAACCTGGACTCGCCCGGCGCGCACATCACCCGTGACGTGCTGCTCAAGGGGCTGCCCGGGGTGGTCGCGCAGCGCGCGAAAGCGCCCGCCAACTCGGCCGTGGTCTTCGACGTGACGGGTCCGCTGGAGTTCATGCGCACGGTGCGGGTGGACGCGGAGGGCAACGGCAAGCTGGACGCCAGCGTCTCGCTCGGCCCCGCGGTGACGATCAGCCTGGACTGGGAGACCTACCTGCGGCTCGCGGCCGGTCGGGTGCGCCACACGGCGGTGGCCGACAAGGTGAAGATCGACGGCGACCAGCCGCTCGCGGAAGCGATCCTGGCCAACTTCGCCATCACGCCGTAG
- a CDS encoding MFS transporter, whose amino-acid sequence MSAPGEIRTSDAKGLPGDPPGGRRAVAVWGLGVAVYFVAITFRTSLGVAGIDAADRFHINASALSTFSILQLLVYAGMQIPVGLLVDRLGTKKVLVLGAVLFTVGQFGFALSHSYGMALASRALLGCGDAMTFISVLRLGARWFPARRGPLIAQIAALIGMAGNLISTLLLARLLHDLGWTPTFAGSALGGVLVLVLVLLFLRDHPPGHEPEPHPHVGKGFVRNQVAAAWREPGTRLGMWTHFTTQFPAMVFLLLWGMPFLVEAQGRSRAEAGELLTLVVLSNMAIGLVYGQVIARHHAARAPLALGTVAATALLWASVLAWPERHAPTALLIVLCVVLGACGPASMVGFDFARPANPPERLGTASGIVNMGGFMASMATLLAVGVLLDATGHNFRIAFASVFFLQALGLSQMLRLRGRAHRREREHVVASRVEAVHVPA is encoded by the coding sequence GTGAGCGCGCCGGGAGAGATACGGACCAGCGACGCCAAGGGGCTGCCGGGCGACCCACCCGGCGGGCGCCGCGCCGTGGCCGTCTGGGGCCTGGGCGTCGCCGTCTACTTCGTGGCCATCACCTTCCGCACCAGCCTGGGCGTCGCGGGCATCGACGCGGCCGACCGGTTCCACATCAACGCCTCGGCCCTGTCCACCTTCTCCATCCTGCAACTCCTGGTCTACGCCGGCATGCAGATCCCGGTCGGCCTGCTGGTGGACCGGCTCGGCACCAAGAAGGTGCTGGTCCTGGGCGCCGTGCTGTTCACCGTGGGGCAGTTCGGCTTCGCGCTCTCGCACTCGTACGGCATGGCGTTGGCCTCGCGCGCGCTGCTCGGCTGCGGTGACGCGATGACCTTCATCAGCGTGCTGCGGCTCGGCGCGCGCTGGTTCCCGGCCCGGCGCGGCCCGCTGATCGCGCAGATCGCCGCGCTGATCGGCATGGCCGGCAACCTCATCTCGACGCTGCTGCTGGCGCGGCTGCTGCACGACCTGGGCTGGACGCCGACGTTCGCGGGCAGCGCGCTCGGCGGCGTGCTGGTGCTGGTGTTGGTGCTGTTGTTCCTGCGCGACCACCCGCCGGGCCACGAGCCCGAGCCGCACCCGCACGTCGGCAAGGGCTTCGTCCGCAACCAGGTCGCCGCGGCCTGGCGGGAGCCCGGCACCCGGCTCGGCATGTGGACGCACTTCACCACGCAGTTCCCCGCGATGGTGTTCCTGCTGCTGTGGGGGATGCCGTTCCTGGTCGAGGCGCAGGGCAGGTCGCGCGCCGAGGCGGGCGAGTTGCTGACCCTGGTGGTGCTCTCCAACATGGCGATCGGCCTGGTGTACGGGCAGGTCATCGCCCGACACCACGCCGCGCGGGCCCCGCTGGCGCTGGGCACCGTCGCCGCCACGGCGCTGCTGTGGGCCAGCGTGTTGGCCTGGCCGGAACGGCACGCGCCGACGGCGCTGTTGATCGTGTTGTGCGTCGTGCTCGGCGCGTGCGGCCCCGCGTCGATGGTCGGCTTCGACTTCGCGCGCCCGGCCAACCCGCCGGAGCGCCTGGGCACCGCGTCGGGCATCGTCAACATGGGCGGCTTCATGGCCTCGATGGCCACCCTGCTCGCCGTGGGCGTGCTCCTCGACGCGACCGGCCACAACTTCCGGATCGCCTTCGCCTCGGTCTTCTTCCTCCAGGCGCTCGGCCTGTCCCAGATGCTGCGGCTGCGCGGCCGGGCACACCGGCGCGAGCGCGAGCACGTGGTCGCCAGCCGCGTGGAGGCGGTGCACGTACCGGCCTGA